A region of Necator americanus strain Aroian chromosome I, whole genome shotgun sequence DNA encodes the following proteins:
- a CDS encoding hypothetical protein (NECATOR_CHRI.G461.T2): MYVGTATHEIGHALGFWHTQSRHDRDRFITLDASNIKVIEFGSQTVLKYRVAPDDLTENTTKQPKTTGSTTKKPKASSDCEDDERSSVALGQAKDGAGGRAPKAAKMKKMAYDCEVEKTAMNNAKQCVFKHSQPNQRKGLGENIFMSSNSGMDKAKAAEQASKAWFGELAEQGVGRNLKLTGGLFSRGVGHYTQMVWQETVKLGCYVQTCPKMCYVVCQYGPAGNMMGKDIYEKGEPCSKCENCDKEKGLCSA; this comes from the exons ATGTATGTTGGTACTGCTACACACGAAATAGGTCACGCTCTTGGATTTTGGCATACTCAATCAAGGCACGATCGCGATCGATTCATCACGTTAGACGCATCAAATATCAAGGTAATCGAGTTTGGATCGCAAACGGTCCTGAAGTACAGAGTCG CTCCTGATGATCTAACGGAAAATACTACGAAGCAACCAAAAACAACTGGAAGTACAACGAAAAAACCAAAGGCAAGCTCCGATTGTGAGGATGATGAACG AAGTTCGGTTGCATTGGGACAGGCCAAGGATGGAGCTGGTGGAAGGGCCCCAAAAGCTGCTAAGATGAAGAAGATG GCATACGATTGCGAAGTTGAAAAGACTGCAATGAATAACGCGAAACAATGTGTATTCAAGCACTCGCAACCTAACCAAAGGAAAGGATTGGGAGAGAATATATTTATGTCTTCGAATAGCGGTATGGACAAAGCAAAAGCTGCTGAGCAG GCTAGCAAAGCTTGGTTCGGCGAACTTGCAGAGCAGGGAGTTGGACGGAATCTTAAGCTTACAGGAGGCTTGTTCAGCAGAGGAGTCGGACACTATACACAG ATGGTATGGCAAGAAACCGTTAAGCTTGGATGTTATGTGCAAACGTGCCCAAAAATGTGTTATGTGGTGTGCCAGTACGGTCCTGC TGGAAATATGATGGGCAAGGATATCTACGAGAAAGGAGAACCGTGTTCGAAATGTGAGAATTGCGACAAGGAGAAGGGACTCTGCAGTGCTTGA